Proteins from one Acanthopagrus latus isolate v.2019 chromosome 18, fAcaLat1.1, whole genome shotgun sequence genomic window:
- the LOC119006908 gene encoding vicilin-like seed storage protein At2g18540 isoform X3 — translation MDRRFSENNLPLQMQFVAVANGPDMPAVVQLRTHEEPPHPGLRESLYSAINEIKSLRDQNKSLMTENSELKKELTSKEKALERAKTANSVLSYASEEWRTRCEVLEKGLAANTFQLQELNIKLQEQKQVLNGRQVEVSRLQEEVREKTFLLNMEIQKHQATTKAHVETLQKLSRKETQLNRIEGQWKSRCDALEESHVSKSTQLQELNAKLQEQEQVLTNRQVEVSRLKEKLNHNEHVLMTAVLKRRLNTKDRMDTQDQSAQTEQELKRSWCDAPEEKHVSNSTQLQELNAKLQEQEKVLTNRQVEVSRLQEELQEKTGLLDREIEKRRLRTKAHVETLHQLSLKETELNRIEGLQKSRCDRLEENHVTNSTHLQEVTKLADQEEEKKKEEEMIEKKREEESTKMDTDVEEINVEGKSGARERKHTKSHHKRRARRRNH, via the exons ATGGACAGACGTTTCAGTGAAAATAACCTG ccaTTGCAAATGCAGTTTGTTGCTGTCGCTAACGGCCCAGACATGCCGGCAGTAGTACAGCTGAGGACCCATGAGGAGCCCCCTCACCCAGGACTCAGAGAGTCCCTGTACTCAGCCATCAATGAGATTAAGTCTCTGAGAGATCAGAACAAATCTCTGATGACTGAGAATAGTGAACTCAAGAAAGAGCTGACCAGCAAGGAGAAAGCTCTAGAAAGGGCCAAAACCGCCAACAGTGTGCTCAGTTACGCATCAGAGGAGTGGAGAACGAGATGTGAGGTCCTGGAGAAGGGCCTCGCCGCCAACACGTTCCAGCTGCAG gagCTCAACATCAAACTGCAAGAGCAGAAGCAGGTGTTGAATGgcaggcaggtggaggtgagccgTCTCCAAGAGGAAGTTCGGGAAAAAACTTTCCTCCTCAAcatggaaatacaaaaacatcaggCTACAACCAAAGCCCACGTAGAGACCCTGCAGAAGCTGTCTCGCAAAGAAACCCAGCTCAACAGGATCGAAGGACAGTGGAAGAGCCGGTGTGACGCTCTGGAAGAGAGCCATGTCTCCAAATCCACCCAGCTGCAG gAGCTCAACGCCAAACTacaagagcaggagcaggtgtTGACCaacaggcaggtggaggtgagccgcctcaaagaaaaactgaaccaCAATGAACACGTCCTCATGACGGCCGTCCTGAAAAGGAGGCTCAACACGAAAGACCGTATGGACACCCAGGACCAGTCGGCTCAGACAGAGCAAGAGCTCAAGAGGAGCTGGTGTGATGCTCCGGAAGAGAAGCATGTCTCCAACTCCACCCAGCTGCAG GAGCTCAACGCCAAACTGCAAGAGCAGGAGAAGGTGTTGACCaacaggcaggtggaggtgagccgTCTCCAAGAGGAACTTCAGGAAAAAACTGGCCTCCTCGACAGGGAAATAGAAAAACGTCGGTTGAGAACCAAAGCCCACGTAGAGACCCTGCACCAGCTTTCTCTCAAAGAAACTGAGCTCAACAGAATTGAAGGACTGCAGAAGAGCCGGTGTGACCGTCTGGAAGAGAACCATGTCACCAACTCCACCCACCTGCAG GAAGTCACTAAACTTGcagaccaggaggaggagaaaaagaaagaggaggagatgattgagaagaaaagggaggaagagagcacAAAGATGGATACTGATGTGGAGGAGATTAATGTGGAGGGTAAAAGTGGAGCGAGAGAAAGGAAACATACAAAGAGTCATCACAAAAGGAGAGCGAGAAGAAGGAATCACTGA
- the LOC119006908 gene encoding golgin subfamily A member 6-like protein 22 isoform X1 gives MDRRFSENNLPLQMQFVAVANGPDMPAVVQLRTHEEPPHPGLRESLYSAINEIKSLRDQNKSLMTENSELKKELTSKEKALERAKTANSVLSYASEEWRTRCEVLEKGLAANTFQLQELNIKLQEQKQVLNGRQVEVSRLQEEVREKTFLLNMEIQKHQATTKAHVETLQKLSRKETQLNRIEGQWKSRCDALEESHVSKSTQLQELNAKLQEQEQVLTNRQVEVSRLKEKLNHNEHVLMTAVLKRRLNTKDRMDTQDQSAQTEQELKRSWCDAPEEKHVSNSTQLQELNIKLQEQEQVLTNRQVEVSRLQEELQEKTGLLDREIEKRRLRTKAHVETLHQLSLKETELKRIEEQWKSRCDRLVDIHVSKSTLLQELNAKLQEQEKVLTNRQVEVSRLQEELQEKTGLLDREIEKRRLRTKAHVETLHQLSLKETELNRIEGLQKSRCDRLEENHVTNSTHLQEVTKLADQEEEKKKEEEMIEKKREEESTKMDTDVEEINVEGKSGARERKHTKSHHKRRARRRNH, from the exons ATGGACAGACGTTTCAGTGAAAATAACCTG ccaTTGCAAATGCAGTTTGTTGCTGTCGCTAACGGCCCAGACATGCCGGCAGTAGTACAGCTGAGGACCCATGAGGAGCCCCCTCACCCAGGACTCAGAGAGTCCCTGTACTCAGCCATCAATGAGATTAAGTCTCTGAGAGATCAGAACAAATCTCTGATGACTGAGAATAGTGAACTCAAGAAAGAGCTGACCAGCAAGGAGAAAGCTCTAGAAAGGGCCAAAACCGCCAACAGTGTGCTCAGTTACGCATCAGAGGAGTGGAGAACGAGATGTGAGGTCCTGGAGAAGGGCCTCGCCGCCAACACGTTCCAGCTGCAG gagCTCAACATCAAACTGCAAGAGCAGAAGCAGGTGTTGAATGgcaggcaggtggaggtgagccgTCTCCAAGAGGAAGTTCGGGAAAAAACTTTCCTCCTCAAcatggaaatacaaaaacatcaggCTACAACCAAAGCCCACGTAGAGACCCTGCAGAAGCTGTCTCGCAAAGAAACCCAGCTCAACAGGATCGAAGGACAGTGGAAGAGCCGGTGTGACGCTCTGGAAGAGAGCCATGTCTCCAAATCCACCCAGCTGCAG gAGCTCAACGCCAAACTacaagagcaggagcaggtgtTGACCaacaggcaggtggaggtgagccgcctcaaagaaaaactgaaccaCAATGAACACGTCCTCATGACGGCCGTCCTGAAAAGGAGGCTCAACACGAAAGACCGTATGGACACCCAGGACCAGTCGGCTCAGACAGAGCAAGAGCTCAAGAGGAGCTGGTGTGATGCTCCGGAAGAGAAGCATGTCTCCAACTCCACCCAGCTGCAG gagCTCAACATCAAACTacaagagcaggagcaggtgtTGACCaacaggcaggtggaggtgagccgTCTCCAAGAGGAGCTTCAGGAAAAAACTGGCCTCCTCGACAGGGAAATAGAAAAACGTCGGTTGAGAACCAAAGCCCACGTAGAGACCCTGCACCAGCTTTCTCTCAAAGAAACTGAACTCAAGAGGATTGAAGAACAGTGGAAGAGCCGATGTGACCGTCTGGTAGACATCCATGTCTCCAAATCCACCCTGCTGCAG GAGCTCAACGCCAAACTGCAAGAGCAGGAGAAGGTGTTGACCaacaggcaggtggaggtgagccgTCTCCAAGAGGAACTTCAGGAAAAAACTGGCCTCCTCGACAGGGAAATAGAAAAACGTCGGTTGAGAACCAAAGCCCACGTAGAGACCCTGCACCAGCTTTCTCTCAAAGAAACTGAGCTCAACAGAATTGAAGGACTGCAGAAGAGCCGGTGTGACCGTCTGGAAGAGAACCATGTCACCAACTCCACCCACCTGCAG GAAGTCACTAAACTTGcagaccaggaggaggagaaaaagaaagaggaggagatgattgagaagaaaagggaggaagagagcacAAAGATGGATACTGATGTGGAGGAGATTAATGTGGAGGGTAAAAGTGGAGCGAGAGAAAGGAAACATACAAAGAGTCATCACAAAAGGAGAGCGAGAAGAAGGAATCACTGA
- the LOC119006908 gene encoding vicilin-like seed storage protein At2g18540 isoform X2, protein MDRRFSENNLPLQMQFVAVANGPDMPAVVQLRTHEEPPHPGLRESLYSAINEIKSLRDQNKSLMTENSELKKELTSKEKALERAKTANSVLSYASEEWRTRCEVLEKGLAANTFQLQELNIKLQEQKQVLNGRQVEVSRLQEEVREKTFLLNMEIQKHQATTKAHVETLQKLSRKETQLNRIEGQWKSRCDALEESHVSKSTQLQELNIKLQEQEQVLTNRQVEVSRLQEELQEKTGLLDREIEKRRLRTKAHVETLHQLSLKETELKRIEEQWKSRCDRLVDIHVSKSTLLQELNAKLQEQEKVLTNRQVEVSRLQEELQEKTGLLDREIEKRRLRTKAHVETLHQLSLKETELNRIEGLQKSRCDRLEENHVTNSTHLQEVTKLADQEEEKKKEEEMIEKKREEESTKMDTDVEEINVEGKSGARERKHTKSHHKRRARRRNH, encoded by the exons ATGGACAGACGTTTCAGTGAAAATAACCTG ccaTTGCAAATGCAGTTTGTTGCTGTCGCTAACGGCCCAGACATGCCGGCAGTAGTACAGCTGAGGACCCATGAGGAGCCCCCTCACCCAGGACTCAGAGAGTCCCTGTACTCAGCCATCAATGAGATTAAGTCTCTGAGAGATCAGAACAAATCTCTGATGACTGAGAATAGTGAACTCAAGAAAGAGCTGACCAGCAAGGAGAAAGCTCTAGAAAGGGCCAAAACCGCCAACAGTGTGCTCAGTTACGCATCAGAGGAGTGGAGAACGAGATGTGAGGTCCTGGAGAAGGGCCTCGCCGCCAACACGTTCCAGCTGCAG gagCTCAACATCAAACTGCAAGAGCAGAAGCAGGTGTTGAATGgcaggcaggtggaggtgagccgTCTCCAAGAGGAAGTTCGGGAAAAAACTTTCCTCCTCAAcatggaaatacaaaaacatcaggCTACAACCAAAGCCCACGTAGAGACCCTGCAGAAGCTGTCTCGCAAAGAAACCCAGCTCAACAGGATCGAAGGACAGTGGAAGAGCCGGTGTGACGCTCTGGAAGAGAGCCATGTCTCCAAATCCACCCAGCTGCAG gagCTCAACATCAAACTacaagagcaggagcaggtgtTGACCaacaggcaggtggaggtgagccgTCTCCAAGAGGAGCTTCAGGAAAAAACTGGCCTCCTCGACAGGGAAATAGAAAAACGTCGGTTGAGAACCAAAGCCCACGTAGAGACCCTGCACCAGCTTTCTCTCAAAGAAACTGAACTCAAGAGGATTGAAGAACAGTGGAAGAGCCGATGTGACCGTCTGGTAGACATCCATGTCTCCAAATCCACCCTGCTGCAG GAGCTCAACGCCAAACTGCAAGAGCAGGAGAAGGTGTTGACCaacaggcaggtggaggtgagccgTCTCCAAGAGGAACTTCAGGAAAAAACTGGCCTCCTCGACAGGGAAATAGAAAAACGTCGGTTGAGAACCAAAGCCCACGTAGAGACCCTGCACCAGCTTTCTCTCAAAGAAACTGAGCTCAACAGAATTGAAGGACTGCAGAAGAGCCGGTGTGACCGTCTGGAAGAGAACCATGTCACCAACTCCACCCACCTGCAG GAAGTCACTAAACTTGcagaccaggaggaggagaaaaagaaagaggaggagatgattgagaagaaaagggaggaagagagcacAAAGATGGATACTGATGTGGAGGAGATTAATGTGGAGGGTAAAAGTGGAGCGAGAGAAAGGAAACATACAAAGAGTCATCACAAAAGGAGAGCGAGAAGAAGGAATCACTGA